One stretch of Shewanella sp. Arc9-LZ DNA includes these proteins:
- the queA gene encoding tRNA preQ1(34) S-adenosylmethionine ribosyltransferase-isomerase QueA codes for MRVADFSFDLPDELIARYPTALRNASRLLTLSGENGELADKKFTDLFNLINPGDLMVFNNTRVIPARLFGQKSTGGKLEILVERMLDDKRILAHVRSSKSPKVDTIIDLDGGYQMKMLVRHDALFELELLSDKTILEVLEDVGHMPLPPYIDRPDEDADKERYQTVYNQTPGAVAAPTAGLHFDDAMLADLKAKGVNIAFVTLHVGAGTFQPVRVDNVLEHKMHSEWANVPQEVVDLIALTKAAGHRVVAVGTTSVRSLESAARASGEGPLEAFSGDTDIFIYPGFQFKVVDAMVTNFHLPESTLIMLLSAFAGYEAVMKAYQHAITQKYRFFSYGDAMFVTKKAP; via the coding sequence ATGCGTGTTGCAGATTTTTCATTCGACCTACCTGATGAGCTGATTGCTCGCTATCCGACAGCACTACGCAATGCTTCGCGTTTACTCACATTAAGTGGCGAAAACGGTGAGCTTGCCGACAAAAAGTTTACTGATTTATTCAATCTGATCAATCCTGGAGACTTGATGGTGTTTAATAACACCCGAGTTATACCTGCGCGTTTATTTGGTCAAAAGTCGACTGGCGGTAAGCTTGAGATTCTCGTTGAACGTATGCTCGACGATAAACGTATTCTAGCCCATGTTCGCAGTTCAAAATCGCCTAAAGTGGATACGATTATCGACTTAGACGGCGGCTACCAAATGAAAATGTTGGTTCGTCACGATGCTTTGTTTGAGCTTGAGTTACTGTCTGATAAAACCATATTAGAAGTCCTTGAAGACGTTGGCCATATGCCACTGCCTCCTTACATTGATCGTCCAGATGAAGATGCTGATAAAGAACGTTATCAAACAGTGTACAACCAAACGCCAGGCGCAGTAGCAGCACCTACAGCAGGCTTACACTTTGATGATGCAATGCTAGCCGATTTAAAAGCCAAAGGGGTTAATATTGCCTTTGTGACTTTGCATGTCGGTGCCGGTACATTCCAGCCTGTACGAGTAGATAATGTGCTTGAGCACAAGATGCATTCAGAATGGGCTAATGTGCCACAAGAGGTTGTTGACCTAATAGCGCTTACTAAAGCGGCTGGACATCGTGTTGTTGCCGTCGGCACAACATCAGTGCGTTCATTAGAAAGCGCTGCACGCGCGAGTGGAGAAGGTCCGCTTGAAGCCTTTAGTGGTGATACTGATATCTTTATTTACCCAGGTTTTCAATTTAAAGTTGTTGATGCCATGGTCACTAATTTTCATTTACCAGAATCAACATTAATCATGCTGTTGAGTGCTTTTGCAGGTTATGAAGCGGTCATGAAGGCTTATCAACATGCGATTACGCAAAAATATCGCTTTTTTAGCTATGGCGATGCGATGTTTGTGACGAAAAAAGCCCCGTAG